Below is a window of Nostoc sp. KVJ3 DNA.
TTTTCGTCCCTGAGCATCACTTGCTTTGCTATAGCAATCATCGCAAACTGCACGTGGATATCTTGGAAAATATCGAGTTGGGGTCGAACAGATTGGGCAAGGATGAAATTCAGTATTACTCATATATTTTTACTTGAAAAACTCCATCTTGTGACTTGGAGATTACTCAAGCCCACTACCTGTACTGTCAACAGCAGGGCTTCGGCAATCACTCATGAGAAATCGATTGAGCAGGCGATGGACTACGCCATTGCTTGAGTGATGCACTTCTACAGTTAAAGAAATTGCAAATCAAAACTCTTTTACTTATCGTGAATCTTCATCCGGTGGATGCCAACCACCTTTGAGCCAAAGACGACGAGCTTTGACAATAGACCCTTCATTATGACGTTCATCATTGAGGTCTAAACGATTACTTGTAGCTCGTCCTACAGAACTAATGCCAATAATTTTTAGACCATCTGCTGACCAAATAAAGTGGTCAGACCACTTTTGCTGGCGTGGATTAAACAGAGGTAGCATCTGTCCTGTATCTGGATCAATTCCAGTGGTGAAATTATAGCGATATCCGTTACAACGCTGACAAGCTAACGCCAGGTTATCAGGGTCATCCGAACCTTTAAGAGACTGTGGGATAATATGGTCAATAGAAAATAGAGCAGCACTTGCTTCTTCTGAAGAATGACAGTATTCACAAAGAAATTTCGCTCTTTGTCTGACTAATTTTTTGGTCGCATCATTGACCGTCATGACTCAGAAATGATTTTGGCGTTGAGCAAGGTAAAAATTCTATCCAGTTCCAATATGCCTGCCAATTCAGCATCTTCCTCTCTTGTTAGCAATCCAGCTTTCTTTTTCTCAGACAATTCTTCCAGTCGAGACTGCAATTCTTCAGTAAATTTAAACAAATGTATGTCCCTAACTTTACTGAGTTTGATTCCAGAATCTACCCAGAATGAGGGTTGAACCATCATTTGAGTAATCATAAGCTGTATGTCTCGTTTAATTTAGCCGACTGGTGGTATTTTAACAGCGAATCTTCCTTAGTTGCTTTAGTTTGAATGTCAGTTGAGAAAAGGTAAGCAATTAATGTAAGATTACGTACCTCTGTAATGCAACTAGACTTGTCTTTTTCCCCAAGGAAGAGGCTCAAAATCGCGGATACTGTCTGTGATACGTTGGCTGATGCTAACCTTTAAAATTCGTAATGCCAACTTTAAGATGATTCGTTTTTTGCGTAAAGTACGAAACTTTAGGTGAATAATATTATCAAACGGTATTTACTTAAGATGAATAAATTGTTGACCGTACAGCAGCATTCAAGACTGGGCCAGGAAGTTCTACGAGATTGTAATCTTGCATCCATAACAGACCAACAAGTTGAGGAATTGAAGCAATCTCTCTGGGAACACGGGGTTATTGTTGTCAGAAAGCAAAAACTGACAGCATCCCAGTTGAAAGACTTTGCCATCCAGACGTTTGGTGACTCAACCCTCGGTCGTCGCCCCAAGCCTCTAGATCCCGAAATCGCTCCAGACTTACAAAGTCCTGGAGTCTCCATTTTAGGTAATCCCAAGGGGCTTTCTGGTGAGGTGGTCGGCAAAGTTGCTTGGCAATGGCATCACGATAAAGACCATCTCCCTAAAACAGAGGGATTGGATATGAATGCTCTCTAT
It encodes the following:
- a CDS encoding HNH endonuclease gives rise to the protein MTVNDATKKLVRQRAKFLCEYCHSSEEASAALFSIDHIIPQSLKGSDDPDNLALACQRCNGYRYNFTTGIDPDTGQMLPLFNPRQQKWSDHFIWSADGLKIIGISSVGRATSNRLDLNDERHNEGSIVKARRLWLKGGWHPPDEDSR